A single region of the Stigmatopora argus isolate UIUO_Sarg chromosome 6, RoL_Sarg_1.0, whole genome shotgun sequence genome encodes:
- the eif6 gene encoding eukaryotic translation initiation factor 6 has translation MAVRACFEKNNEIGCFAKLTNTYCLVAIGGAENFYSVFEGELSESIPVVHASIAGCRIIGRMCVGNRHGLLVPNNTTDQELQHIRNCLPSSVAIQRVEERLSALGNVIACNDYVALVHPDLDRETEEVLSDTLKVEVFRHTVADHVLVGSYCAFSNRGGLVHPKTSVEDQDELSSLLQVPLVTGTVNRGSEVIAGGLVVNDWCAFCGLDTTSTEMSVIESVFGLGDRARPADITATMRDSLIDSMA, from the exons ATGGCGGTCCGAGCGTGCTTCGAGAAGAACAACGAGATCGGCTGCTTCGCCAAACTCACCAACACCTATTGCCTGGTCGCCATCGGCGGAGCGGAAAACTTTTacag CGTCTTCGAAGGCGAGTTGTCGGAAAGCATCCCGGTGGTCCACGCCTCCATCGCCGGCTGTCGCATCATCGGACgcatgtgtgtgg GGAATCGCCACGGGCTGCTGGTCCCCAACAACACCACGGACCAGGAGCTGCAGCACATCCGCAACTGCCTCCCGTCTTCGGTCGCCATCCAGCGCGTGGAAGAGCGTCTGTCGGCGCTGGGCAACGTCATCGCCTGCAACGACTATGTGGCGCTGGTCCACCCGGACCTGGACAGG GAGACGGAGGAGGTGCTGAGCGACACCCTGAAGGTGGAGGTCTTCCGCCACACGGTGGCCGATCACGTGCTGGTGGGCTCGTACTGCGCCTTCAGCAACAGGGGCGGCCTGGTGCACCCCAAGACGTCGGTGGAGGACCAGGACGAGCTCTCCTCGCTGCTGCAGGTCCCCTTGGTG ACGGGCACCGTCAACCGGGGAAGCGAGGTGATCGCGGGGGGCCTGGTCGTCAACGACTGGTGCGCCTTTTGCGGACTGGACACCACCAGCACCGAGATGTCCGTCATCGAGAGCGTCTTTGGCCTCGGGGACCGAGCGCGGCCCGCTGACATCACCGCCACCATGAGGGACTCGCTCATCGACAG CATGGCCTGA
- the dynlrb1 gene encoding dynein light chain roadblock-type 1, with amino-acid sequence MAEVEETLKRILGQKGVQGLIIVNSDGIPIRSTLDNASTVHYAGLIHQLVMKARSTIRDIDPLNDLTFLRLRSKKNEIMIAPDKDYFMIVIQNPSD; translated from the exons ATG GCTGAAGTGGAAGAAACACTGAAGAGGATTTTGGGCCAAAAGGGAGTCCAAGGCCTCATCATCGTCAACTCTGATG GAATCCCCATCCGCTCGACGTTGGACAACGCCAGCACGGTGCACTACGCCGGCCTGATCCACCAGCTGGTGATGAAGGCTCGCAGCACCATCCGAGACATCGACCCCCTCAACGACCTGACCTTCCTGCGACTGCGCTCCAAGAAGAACGAGATCATGATCGCGCCGG ACAAGGACTACTTCATGATCGTCATTCAGAATCCCTCCGACTAA
- the uqcc1 gene encoding ubiquinol-cytochrome c reductase complex assembly factor 1, translating into MWAAARLVARRPLQFAAFAAARGRLTTGGSDLILRHKVSSLGEPATSRLTTAWARRTLHLSAQARGAKETPAPAEEEVGGFTKLIEAMGFTGPLKYNKWKIKIAALRMYTCCVERINYDDFFDRCSLPDTLNSWFLVAQLHVWMCLVRMRQEGRAGKYMCRYIVHSMWEDVEQRSKIMGIDAVHRKEALKAMTETFYAALFGYDEGILCADGVLAAALWRNLFNCQCEEPAQLELMVEYVRKQMQFIDCLDGEDLLLTGEVKWRPLLEENAQSIHKVATPTYNDAGL; encoded by the exons ATGTGGGCCGCCGCGCGGCTAGTGGCCCGGCGGCCGCTACAATTCGCCGCCTTCGCCGCCGCCAGAGGAAGGCTCACAACCGGCGGGAGCGACCTCATCCTGCGCCACAAG GTCTCCTCCCTCGGCGAGCCCGCCACTTCCCGCTTGACGACCGCGTGGGCGAGGCGCACGCTGCACCTGAGTGCGCAG GCGCGCGGCGCTAAGGAGACGCCGGCGCCCGCGGAGGAGGAAGTGGGCGGCTTTACCAAGCTGATCGAGGCCATGGGCTTCACCGGACCCCTCAAGTACAACAAATGG AAAATCAAGATCGCCGCGTTGCGCATGTACACCTGCTGCGTGGAAAGGATCAACTACGACGACTTCTTCGACC GCTGCTCGCTGCCCGACACGCTCAACTCCTGGTTCCTGGTGGCGCAGTTGCACGTGTG GATGTGCCTGGTGAGGATGCGTCAGGAGGGTCGAGCGGGCAAGTACATGTGCCGCTACATCGTGCACTCCATGTGGGAGGACGTGGAGCAGCGCAGCAAGATCATGGGG ATCGACGCCGTCCATCGCAAAGAAGCCCTGAAGGCCATGACCGAGACCTTCTACGCGGCGCTGTTCGGATACGACGAG GGCATCCTGTGCGCCGACGGCGTCCTGGCCGCCGCCCTGTGGAGAAACCTCTTCAATTGTCAGTGCGAAGAGCCGGCCCAGCTGGAGCTCATGGTGGAGTACGTGCGCAAGCAG ATGCAGTTCATCGACTGCCTGGACGGCGAAGACTTGCTCCTGACCGGCGAGGTCAAGTGGCGCCCTCTGCTGGAGGAGAATGCACAGAGCATCCATAAAGTGGCCACGCCCACGTACAACGACGCCGGACTGTga
- the sdc4 gene encoding syndecan-4: protein MSTFRSSTKLLAFVLVALLATFCSRVSSESVRETETWIPPESAHDAASTNQSSGDFGFVADDYYDDEDYLYEDDVLSGSGTEPSSPARGPDTDNKIPERAGPTRPATDDWHEAPIDDNEIRPPPSRAGGEPPSNVLMSHAGRENGRAGSEVLAALICGGGVGLTLAILLVVLLLHRMKKKDEGSYELGKKPIYTKAPSAEIYA from the exons ATGTCAACTTTCCGCAGCTCCACGAAGCTTTTGGCCTTCGTCCTGGTGGCGCTTTTGGCCACTTTCTGCTCACGGGTCTCCTCCGAGTCG GTGCGCGAGACGGAGACGTGGATCCCGCCGGAGAGCGCGCACGACGCGGCCTCGACCAACCAGTCGTCGGGGGACTTTGGCTTCGTCGCGGACGACTACTACGATGATGAAGATTACCTCTACGAAGACGACGTATTGTCGGGCTCGG GGACGGAACCCTCGTCTCCCGCTCGGGGTCCCGACACGGACAATAAAATCCCGGAGCGAGCCGGACCGACTCGGCCCGCCACGGACGATTGGCACGAGGCGCCCATCGACGACAACGAAATCCGGCCTCCGCCGTCTCGCGCGGGCGGCGAGCCCCCGTCCAACGTGCTGATGTCGCACGCGGGGCGCGAGAACGGCCGTGCCGGATCCGAGGTTCTTGCAG CACTCATCTGTGGAGGCGGCGTAGGCCTGACCTTGGCCATTCTGCTGGTTGTGCTGCTGCTTCACCGCATGAAGAAGAAGGACGAAGGGAGTTACGAGCTGGGCAAGAAGCCCATCTACACGAAGGCCCCCAGCGCCGAGATCTACGCCTAG
- the oser1 gene encoding oxidative stress-responsive serine-rich protein 1, with protein MVAEGPERDEDEVLQTAFKKLRVDAGSALTVPGGGSESLPAVAARDTSKSKHGTSKDNWHGCVRKTARGAGRTPRRRRSESPVLHPPKFTYSEPGPAPASPAPAPDGGLGADGGEPEGRAGARGRHFGLLSERCDAAAGARRQAVPERRGGAPSSGCGAPASPRSCSSQALASVDDVTMDDLAGYMEFYLYIPKKMSHMAEMMYT; from the exons atggtggccgaaggtcCCGAGCGCGACGAGGACGAAGTGCTGCAGACGGCCTTCAAGAAGCTGCGAGTAGACGCCGGCAG CGCGCTGACGGTGCCCGGAGGCGGGTCCGAGTCTCTTCCGGCGGTGGCGGCGCGGGACACGTCCAAGTCCAAACACGGCACTTCCAAAGACAACTGGCACGG CTGCGTGAGGAAAACGGCGCGGGGAGCCGGCCGGACTCCACGGCGGCGGCGCTCCGAGTCGCCCGTCCTTCACCCCCCGAAGTTTACCTACTCGGAGCCCGGTCCCGCGCCGGCCTCCCCGGCCCCGGCCCCGGATGGCGGCCTCGGCGCGGACGGGGGAGAGCCGGAAGGCCGGGCCGGCGCCCGCGGCCGCCACTTTGGACTTTTGTCGGAGCGCTGCGACGCGGCGGCGGGGGCGCGGCGCCAGGCGGTCCCCGAGCGGCGCGGCGGGGCCCCGTCCTCTGGCTGCGGCGCTCCCGCCTCGCCGCGTTCGTGCTCCTCGCAGGCGCTGGCTTCCGTGGATGACGTCACCATGGACGACCTGGCGGGCTACATGGAGTTCTACCTGTACATCCCCAAGAAGATGTCGCACATGGCCGAGATGATGTACACATGA
- the manf gene encoding mesencephalic astrocyte-derived neurotrophic factor yields the protein MWSVGALPAAGAAALLLAALLATGEALREGDCEVCVTFLGKFYASLLERKADMSAGAVEKALLKSCAVAKGKENRFCYYIGATSDAATKIINEVSKPLAYHVPVDKICEKLKKKDGQICELRYDKQVDLSSVDLKKLKVKDLKKILEEWGESCKGCAEKSDFIRKIGELMPKYAPEAAGARTDL from the exons ATGTGGAGTGTAGGCGCCCTGCCGGCGGCCGGCGCGGCAGCTCTTTTGCTCGCGGCGCTGCTGGCGACCGGTGAGGCGCTCCGGGAAGGAGACTGCGAAG TGTGCGTGACCTTTTTGGGCAAGTTCTACGCGTCCCTTCTGGAGCGAAAAGCCGACATGAGCGCCGGTGCCGTGGAGAAAGCGCTCCTCAAGAGCTGCGCCGTGGCCAAGGGAAAAGAAAACCGCTTT TGCTACTACATCGGGGCCACCAGCGACGCCGCCACCAAGATAATCAACGAGGTGTCCAAGCCCCTCGCCTACCACGTCCCCGTCGACAAAATCTGCGAAAAGCTCAAGAAGAAGGACGGACAAATCTGCGAACTTCGATACG ACAAGCAAGTGGACTTGAGCTCGGTGGACCTGAAGAAGCTCAAGGTGAAGGACCTGAAGAAGATTTTAGAAGAGTGGGGCGAGTCGTGCAAGGGCTGCGCCGAAAAGTCCGACTTCATCCGCAAGATCGGCGAGCTGATGCCCAAGTACGCCCCCGAGGCGGCCGGCGCGCGCACGGACCTGTGA